In a genomic window of Nitrospira sp. ND1:
- a CDS encoding glutamate-5-semialdehyde dehydrogenase codes for MVEVPVKLYLDKVLKSAREAVRPFALMTGPARDKALRGMATAIAEAEEDILAANEKDVDAVGKSMTGYENRERVRDAVARVRMTADDVKAMVDRLHRIADLPDPLGEVLGRHDEPNGLQVSRVRVPIGVIGIVSELAPLETIDALALCLKSGNVCVFRGSPDWTLTQQTIAACLSKAAADAGVPLGACTIIERPEKEAALELIKSGKALDAIIPRGGAGLRKVVQEQAKMPILCHDGGITHVYIDGDVDIPLAQNIVVNSKVQQPLAANALDTLLVHQGIARPLLSALILRLLDEFKIDVLGCPKTVALMGQMLMTGHKAVKPAQDADWNRQFQGPTMAIKMVPSFDDALAHITQHGPSHTCVIVTKSYESAMRFTKEVDAGSVLVNASSRLNAGDSLGFGADVGLSSSRHHARGPIGLTQLTCEKYVVFGSGQLRHPHPVPLAYEDAIMLKRP; via the coding sequence ATGGTTGAAGTTCCCGTTAAGCTGTATCTCGATAAAGTATTGAAATCAGCCCGTGAAGCCGTGCGTCCTTTTGCCCTCATGACGGGTCCGGCCAGGGATAAGGCATTGCGGGGGATGGCGACCGCAATTGCGGAGGCAGAAGAGGACATCCTGGCCGCCAATGAAAAGGATGTGGATGCGGTCGGGAAGTCCATGACGGGGTACGAGAACCGGGAACGGGTCCGAGACGCGGTTGCGCGGGTCCGTATGACGGCCGACGACGTCAAGGCCATGGTGGACCGGTTGCACCGGATCGCCGATCTGCCGGATCCGCTCGGTGAGGTGTTGGGACGTCACGATGAACCCAACGGGCTCCAAGTCAGCCGCGTGCGTGTGCCGATCGGGGTGATCGGTATTGTGTCGGAACTGGCGCCGCTCGAAACGATCGACGCTCTGGCGCTCTGCTTGAAGTCCGGTAACGTCTGTGTGTTCCGCGGTTCCCCGGATTGGACGCTGACGCAACAGACCATTGCCGCCTGTCTCTCGAAGGCCGCCGCAGATGCTGGGGTTCCTCTCGGCGCCTGTACGATCATTGAGCGTCCGGAGAAGGAGGCGGCGCTGGAACTGATCAAGTCCGGCAAGGCACTGGATGCGATCATTCCGCGCGGCGGCGCGGGGCTTCGTAAGGTGGTGCAGGAGCAGGCCAAGATGCCGATCCTCTGCCACGACGGCGGCATTACGCATGTGTACATCGACGGTGATGTCGACATTCCGCTGGCCCAAAATATCGTGGTGAACTCCAAAGTGCAGCAGCCCTTGGCAGCCAACGCGTTGGATACGCTCCTGGTGCATCAGGGGATCGCCAGGCCGCTGTTGTCGGCGCTGATTCTGCGGTTGCTCGATGAATTCAAGATCGACGTGCTGGGCTGTCCGAAGACCGTGGCACTCATGGGCCAGATGCTCATGACCGGACACAAGGCCGTCAAGCCGGCGCAGGATGCAGATTGGAATCGGCAGTTTCAGGGGCCTACCATGGCGATCAAAATGGTGCCGAGCTTCGATGACGCGCTGGCTCATATTACGCAACACGGGCCGAGTCACACCTGCGTCATCGTGACGAAATCGTATGAGTCCGCTATGCGCTTCACCAAAGAGGTCGATGCCGGTTCGGTCCTGGTCAACGCCTCGTCGCGCCTGAATGCCGGCGACAGTTTGGGATTTGGCGCCGATGTCGGGTTGAGTTCCTCGCGCCATCACGCGCGAGGGCCGATCGGTCTGACACAGCTCACTTGCGAAAAGTATGTCGTCTTCGGCAGCGGTCAGCTCCGTCACCCCCATCCGGTGCCGCTGGCCTACGAGGATGCCATCATGCTCAAGAGGCCGTAA
- a CDS encoding NTP/NDP exchange transporter — protein MERLRRSVARFVQAEPQEIWPLAWSFGYFFCLLCGYYILRPVRDEMAIQGGVHNLPWMMTGTFLTLLAVTPLFGWLSARYSRYRLLLAVYLFFIANLVGLYLLMTGQQYIEWVARGFFVWLSVFNLFVVSVFWSFMADLFTPAQGARLFGMIAAGGSTGALFGPLFTTGLTYLFPVPVLMLVSALFLLACIGCIYKLEAWSRGRTVSYRENSGEPLGGGFLAGIRLVWSSPYLLGICGYLTFLTMTATFLYFEQVRLVAEHFDTPEARTRLFSTLDFATNVLTWLTQLFITNRVVARYGLVASLLFLPVVSLIGFLGIALWPGLVVYVSFSVLRRVGEYALSKPAREVLFTVVSREEKYKAKNFIDTAISRAGDASTGWLVSGIKALGVTTAQISWVLVPLMFFWAWLGRWLAGQVPPGPSVERGDI, from the coding sequence ATGGAGAGACTGCGCCGTTCAGTTGCCCGGTTCGTTCAGGCGGAGCCGCAGGAAATATGGCCGCTGGCCTGGTCCTTCGGGTATTTCTTCTGTCTTCTCTGCGGGTACTACATCCTTCGGCCCGTGCGCGATGAAATGGCCATTCAGGGCGGCGTGCACAATCTGCCCTGGATGATGACCGGGACCTTCCTGACGCTGTTGGCCGTCACGCCGCTGTTCGGCTGGTTGTCGGCCCGCTATTCCCGCTATCGATTGCTGCTCGCCGTCTATCTGTTCTTCATCGCCAATCTGGTCGGCCTGTATCTGCTGATGACCGGCCAGCAGTACATCGAGTGGGTGGCCCGCGGGTTTTTCGTGTGGCTCTCGGTGTTCAATCTGTTTGTGGTGTCGGTGTTCTGGAGTTTCATGGCCGACCTGTTTACGCCGGCCCAGGGCGCGCGCCTCTTCGGCATGATTGCTGCGGGAGGGAGCACCGGTGCCTTGTTCGGTCCCCTGTTCACGACGGGACTGACCTATCTCTTCCCGGTTCCGGTGTTGATGTTGGTCTCGGCGCTCTTTCTCTTGGCCTGCATCGGGTGCATTTACAAGCTGGAGGCCTGGAGTCGTGGCCGGACTGTGTCTTACCGCGAGAACAGCGGAGAACCATTGGGCGGCGGGTTCCTGGCCGGTATTCGACTGGTGTGGTCCTCGCCCTATTTGCTGGGGATCTGTGGCTATCTCACCTTCCTGACCATGACGGCGACGTTCCTGTACTTCGAGCAGGTCCGGCTGGTGGCCGAGCACTTCGATACGCCGGAAGCTAGGACGCGCCTCTTCTCGACGCTGGATTTCGCGACGAATGTGCTCACCTGGCTGACGCAATTGTTCATCACGAATCGTGTGGTGGCCCGGTACGGCCTGGTGGCCTCGCTCCTGTTCCTGCCGGTCGTCAGTCTGATCGGGTTTCTCGGCATCGCCCTGTGGCCGGGGCTCGTCGTGTATGTGAGTTTTTCCGTGTTGCGCCGGGTGGGGGAATATGCCCTCTCCAAACCCGCCCGCGAAGTGCTCTTCACGGTCGTGAGTCGCGAAGAGAAATACAAAGCGAAGAATTTCATTGATACGGCAATCTCGCGCGCAGGGGATGCCTCTACCGGATGGCTCGTATCGGGCATCAAGGCCCTCGGCGTAACCACGGCACAGATTTCCTGGGTGCTGGTGCCACTCATGTTCTTTTGGGCCTGGCTCGGCCGCTGGCTCGCCGGGCAGGTACCTCCCGGCCCTTCGGTCGAGAGAGGCGACATCTGA
- a CDS encoding acyltransferase yields MTRADKQMTSCSPNLDFLRASAVLIVYFFHLFITTNTRLPDYLGQFGVLLFFVHTSLVLMFSLERIEATGGSFFLTFYLRRLFRIYPLSIFCVSVIVLFQLPRAPWWPWSNPDLSTILANLFLYTEFMYKPVVTSVLWSLPYEVAMYMVLPFLYLAGKAYGVRGIFVLWCVAVVGAIAQPYVSSRLGAAQYAPCFIAGVASYFLGFGMQRFRLPFIGWPLTLLIAGAILGYGNHSEHEITAQWALCVLIGVTAPFFAELQLPAMRKACALIARYSYGIYLTHLHAQWTAFVLLKDSPSAVRYSVLVVLSVGLPVALYHLIEAPMVRMGASLAQRLPRTSAQSSKPTPAQRPLPVSATAAPHTPLHAAARPRAAHAPDHRHSKTAPARVSAS; encoded by the coding sequence ATGACCCGCGCTGATAAGCAGATGACGTCCTGCTCGCCGAATCTCGATTTCCTCCGGGCGAGTGCGGTTTTAATCGTCTATTTTTTTCATCTCTTCATCACGACGAACACCCGGTTGCCTGATTATCTCGGCCAGTTTGGCGTGCTGCTCTTCTTCGTCCATACCAGTCTCGTCTTGATGTTCTCGCTGGAGCGGATCGAAGCAACAGGGGGCAGCTTCTTTCTGACCTTTTATCTCCGCCGGCTGTTTCGCATCTATCCCCTCAGTATCTTCTGTGTCTCCGTGATCGTCCTCTTTCAACTGCCCCGCGCTCCCTGGTGGCCCTGGTCCAACCCGGACCTGTCGACCATCCTGGCCAATCTGTTCCTCTATACGGAGTTCATGTACAAACCAGTGGTCACCTCCGTCCTCTGGAGTCTCCCCTATGAGGTGGCCATGTACATGGTGCTGCCGTTCCTCTATCTCGCTGGGAAGGCCTATGGCGTTCGTGGAATTTTCGTACTCTGGTGCGTCGCTGTCGTTGGTGCGATTGCCCAGCCTTACGTGTCAAGCCGCCTCGGGGCGGCCCAATATGCGCCCTGCTTCATCGCCGGCGTGGCCAGCTACTTCCTGGGGTTCGGGATGCAACGATTCCGGCTCCCGTTTATCGGTTGGCCTCTCACTCTGCTCATAGCCGGCGCTATCTTGGGGTATGGAAATCACTCCGAACATGAGATCACCGCCCAGTGGGCCCTGTGCGTGCTGATTGGTGTGACCGCGCCGTTCTTTGCCGAGCTCCAGCTACCGGCAATGCGCAAGGCCTGCGCCCTGATTGCGCGATACTCGTATGGCATCTACCTCACGCATTTACATGCCCAGTGGACCGCGTTTGTCTTGCTGAAGGACTCCCCCTCGGCGGTACGCTATTCGGTGCTCGTCGTCCTGAGCGTCGGTCTGCCAGTTGCCCTCTATCACCTGATCGAAGCCCCGATGGTCAGGATGGGAGCCAGCTTGGCCCAGCGGTTACCAAGAACTTCCGCACAATCCTCCAAGCCGACTCCCGCTCAACGGCCATTGCCCGTCTCAGCAACCGCCGCCCCGCACACACCCCTACACGCGGCAGCGCGGCCGCGCGCAGCCCACGCGCCCGATCATCGTCACTCCAAAACCGCACCTGCTCGTGTCTCCGCAAGTTGA
- a CDS encoding trans-aconitate 2-methyltransferase, whose amino-acid sequence MNVSREEDPVPGDTNDEIRASLREHLAWWGLRHVESDAAYFAWQRDVFSPQELTTLHRHIEAKRQATDGPAAEIAFYDLTAQPRSVPALYSQRYEYYLEVGARVAGHLGDASTILDVGCGIGILTTFYAKRCPASTIVGIDRSPASIDLARQRAQELGLTNVRFECRDLDQQDLAGCFNLIIATHTLLQAEQEPGLPSRDWSTFARSADAQAQQGFEQRIGVGVRLDRLRAGLTPGGRMVVFEKTRQLARRIPFQRALAARGLRLLAPPEPVRYRSVEEVTDDGPLYVMGTVPREQACGWDESPEADGMPPLHLDSLRSARAQGDQPLYENHQISAEQGWLSLPARQVTAQVTSTEPDGRQLHVEWGRAGAFAYLYCANTFDQRQLVLIEPARAAVLETYYREITREQPAGGKEPLR is encoded by the coding sequence GTGAACGTCTCTCGTGAAGAGGACCCTGTGCCCGGCGACACGAATGACGAGATACGAGCGAGCCTGCGTGAGCACTTAGCCTGGTGGGGACTCCGGCACGTCGAATCCGATGCAGCCTATTTTGCCTGGCAGCGGGACGTCTTTTCCCCGCAAGAGCTCACGACACTTCATCGTCACATCGAAGCCAAACGGCAGGCCACCGACGGTCCTGCCGCTGAAATCGCGTTCTACGATCTGACCGCTCAGCCCCGTTCTGTTCCCGCGCTCTACAGCCAGCGATACGAATATTATCTGGAGGTCGGGGCACGGGTGGCCGGTCATCTCGGCGATGCCTCGACGATTCTCGATGTCGGCTGCGGCATCGGCATTCTCACGACCTTCTACGCGAAACGGTGCCCGGCATCGACCATTGTCGGGATCGATCGCTCGCCGGCCTCCATCGACCTTGCCCGGCAGCGGGCGCAGGAGCTGGGCCTGACCAATGTACGCTTTGAATGCCGCGATTTAGATCAACAGGATCTCGCCGGCTGTTTTAACCTGATCATTGCCACCCACACGTTGCTGCAGGCTGAGCAGGAGCCGGGTCTGCCGAGTCGCGACTGGAGCACGTTCGCACGCTCAGCAGATGCGCAGGCCCAGCAGGGATTCGAACAGCGGATCGGCGTGGGCGTCAGGCTGGACAGGCTTCGTGCCGGGCTGACTCCCGGTGGTCGCATGGTGGTCTTCGAAAAAACCAGACAACTTGCCCGCCGCATTCCATTTCAGCGCGCGCTTGCCGCTCGCGGCCTTCGATTGCTCGCACCGCCGGAGCCGGTGCGCTATCGATCAGTGGAGGAGGTCACGGACGACGGTCCATTGTATGTAATGGGAACCGTTCCCCGGGAGCAGGCATGCGGGTGGGATGAATCGCCGGAAGCGGATGGAATGCCGCCGCTCCATCTGGACTCGCTCCGCTCGGCTCGGGCACAAGGAGACCAGCCGCTGTACGAAAATCATCAGATTTCGGCGGAACAGGGATGGCTCTCGTTACCGGCAAGACAGGTGACTGCTCAGGTCACCAGCACAGAGCCGGATGGTCGACAGCTGCATGTCGAATGGGGGCGGGCAGGGGCGTTTGCGTATCTGTATTGCGCCAACACCTTCGACCAGCGTCAATTGGTCCTGATTGAGCCGGCCCGCGCTGCTGTGCTGGAGACCTACTATCGTGAAATCACCAGGGAACAGCCTGCGGGTGGGAAGGAGCCCTTGCGATGA
- a CDS encoding 5'-nucleotidase, lipoprotein e(P4) family — MLLLFCGGCSEVRDSHELLHSLLWMRTSAEYHVLSVMTYQRARDALDRALIDTRSTASIEQTGDFQHLPPAVILDLDETVLDNSPFEARLIAQRTTFNQPMWEQWVQEASAQAVPGVLEFIAEARKKGVALFFVSNRGAHQESSTRRNLEKLGIHLPIDPDALLLEGEPPFRWPPNKSSRRRYLAERYRILLLIGDDLGDFVDGARDKPENRIALARQHDHRWGRSWFLLPNPMYGTWETSLTPPGLSDTDRLTFKRELIRNVP, encoded by the coding sequence ATGCTCCTCTTATTTTGTGGAGGCTGTTCGGAGGTCCGGGACAGTCATGAACTGCTGCACAGCCTGCTCTGGATGCGCACGTCTGCTGAGTACCATGTCCTCAGTGTCATGACCTATCAACGAGCGAGGGACGCGCTGGATCGCGCGTTGATCGACACGCGCTCAACAGCCAGTATCGAACAGACCGGAGACTTTCAACACCTGCCTCCCGCCGTGATCCTGGATCTCGACGAAACAGTGCTGGACAACAGCCCCTTCGAGGCGCGGTTGATTGCACAGCGCACCACTTTCAATCAGCCGATGTGGGAACAATGGGTACAGGAAGCCTCCGCGCAAGCGGTGCCGGGAGTCCTGGAATTTATCGCCGAGGCTCGCAAGAAAGGGGTCGCCTTGTTCTTCGTCTCGAACCGCGGGGCTCACCAGGAATCCTCAACCAGGCGCAACCTCGAGAAACTCGGCATTCACCTTCCGATCGATCCCGATGCCCTGCTGCTCGAAGGTGAACCTCCGTTCCGGTGGCCGCCGAACAAATCGAGCCGGAGGCGATACCTGGCCGAGCGGTACCGGATCCTGCTCCTCATCGGGGACGATCTGGGAGATTTTGTCGACGGGGCACGGGACAAGCCGGAGAATCGAATCGCATTGGCCAGACAACACGACCATCGGTGGGGAAGGTCGTGGTTTCTCCTTCCCAATCCGATGTACGGTACCTGGGAAACATCGCTCACTCCACCGGGTCTCTCCGACACCGATCGGTTGACCTTCAAGCGGGAGCTGATACGCAACGTTCCTTAG
- a CDS encoding sigma-54-dependent Fis family transcriptional regulator codes for MAGRWPDVPILGLFAAEHGRRPLLLNGVPAELNDFVLCPVDGDELALRIGRVLVAGRSSTPHGIGRSQRVRIDSLVGESSIFQTQVEKIPLFADVDATVLLQGETGTGKEVFARAIHYSSARKDHAFIPINCAALPDQLFENELFGHVKGAYTSAANEQGGLVLEAEGGTLFLDEVDALNPYAQAKLLRFVQYREYRPLGCSRTKLAHVRIIAASNHDLRQAVTERQFREDLFHRLNVLSLVVPPLRERVEDIPLLADRFLQRFRRADGQGPRRLSEDAIQKLLAYAWPGNVRELESTLQRAVVMCGSATIQAQDIECAGEAPKTPCLDGSLRAAKTSATMDVERAYLVKTLVTFRGNVTHAAKAAGKERRSFQRLLRKYGIDREAFQNDPTDSSRDCPSPFQTPFDGRA; via the coding sequence GTGGCCGGTCGTTGGCCGGATGTGCCGATACTAGGATTGTTTGCAGCGGAGCATGGCCGCCGTCCACTGCTCCTGAACGGAGTTCCGGCGGAGTTGAATGATTTTGTCTTGTGCCCGGTCGATGGAGACGAATTGGCCCTGCGAATCGGGCGAGTCCTCGTAGCCGGACGGAGTTCAACACCACATGGTATCGGTCGGTCTCAGCGCGTGAGGATCGATTCGCTTGTGGGAGAGAGTTCTATCTTTCAGACACAGGTTGAAAAAATTCCCCTCTTCGCCGATGTGGATGCGACGGTGCTGCTGCAGGGTGAAACCGGGACCGGGAAGGAAGTGTTTGCACGTGCAATTCACTACTCCAGCGCCAGGAAGGACCACGCGTTTATTCCGATCAATTGTGCCGCGCTGCCCGATCAGTTGTTTGAAAATGAATTGTTCGGGCATGTGAAGGGCGCCTATACGAGTGCAGCCAACGAACAGGGCGGGCTGGTCCTGGAGGCTGAGGGGGGAACGTTGTTCCTCGACGAGGTCGATGCGCTGAATCCATACGCGCAGGCGAAGCTGCTGCGCTTCGTGCAATACCGGGAGTATCGGCCGTTGGGCTGTTCGCGCACGAAGCTGGCGCATGTGCGGATCATCGCGGCATCCAATCATGATCTGCGGCAGGCCGTGACGGAGCGGCAGTTTCGCGAGGATCTCTTCCACCGACTCAATGTGTTGTCGCTGGTGGTGCCGCCTCTGCGGGAGCGTGTGGAAGACATTCCCTTGCTGGCCGACCGATTTCTCCAGCGCTTCCGGCGAGCGGATGGACAAGGCCCGCGACGGTTGTCCGAAGACGCCATCCAGAAATTGCTCGCGTATGCCTGGCCGGGGAATGTGCGGGAGTTGGAGAGTACGCTCCAGCGAGCCGTCGTCATGTGCGGGTCCGCGACGATTCAGGCGCAGGATATCGAGTGTGCGGGGGAGGCGCCCAAGACCCCCTGTCTGGATGGTTCGCTTCGCGCGGCCAAAACCTCCGCGACCATGGATGTCGAGCGGGCCTATCTCGTGAAGACCCTGGTGACATTCCGGGGAAATGTGACGCATGCGGCCAAAGCGGCAGGCAAGGAGCGGCGCAGTTTTCAACGACTTCTTCGAAAATACGGGATCGATCGAGAAGCGTTTCAGAACGATCCGACCGATTCCTCGCGCGATTGTCCGTCGCCCTTTCAGACACCGTTCGACGGCCGCGCCTAA
- a CDS encoding CHAT domain-containing protein, whose protein sequence is MANLTATKRWEVEQTLTAMPKSRRGEATPAPLTLDVEGAPDDAYIVMTRYNSGAIRFHMPTEPARRGIRRGGKRIYRFSIPVPAAPIAEAGGRRGFISAAIKAVVLKVAGKIADFALSKLALLWETATWKLKKQREGWLSITADSLGGESGLPAADLQTLSASERNLLFIHGTFSSTKAAFRSLAQTPGSNGRTFFEELQAVYGNRIYGFDHFTLSRTPQENVQMLLEALPARPTTFDVITHSRGGLVLRHVVERRDLFGSLADRFVLGRAVLVASPNEGTPLASPDHVTQYTSWLSNVLELFPDNPYTTGVEFVSEALSWIARRLVGGLPGLASMDNKGDIIQALQATPNPPNETYSALVANYEPDAGVLQRIIDAGADLFFPTANDLVVPTEGGWRVDVGSGGTVTIPGTRVGCFGLGGNLMQQKAVNHVNFFDDPGTVDFLVRALRGEAQPAAPIDIEHDLPSGKRRGAVRTEARPTIAAGPALQQPATISPTVAATPASKAVPPIVSLTQSSEPDDVFQLALIDPDPRDAVATLIATFRNARVMETVHIGTGSTAGTARGKQDHTSAQWKNIDAMQQHIHGYIDGDPRYPQLPGEKDLQQFGGALFNALFPDQVRRLYDAARSEQVTQRLNLIFTSDNHWLARQAWEFIYDPDRRTFLALEEVNFTRNVLTSIPAERIPARTGPMRILVVVAQPLGLGALSVEEETDVIRSGFRRLLDAKLADVELLLDATPELLHRTLEGAAAPFDILHFIGHGEYREQDDCGYLLFENAEGGVHELDSTTLRQIVCRRGIRLVCLNACETGQGGREDFSRGVAQALIAGGVPAVVANQYPVLDVSATSFSRHFYWALAMGQSIGDAAREARVAVNYSISGEAIDWAVPVVFARNPAQRICVPRPAAEYERTRAASERQRRRAMQDRIKIGMWNAHRMIPHLPAICDRLTKMQDVYSFETVSFPAPIGTWRREQDEDQAYVVAETLYERLKNKPRELGLDRLVCMINFPLRSGKKKNLYYWPLEPGKGERLSIVSTFDLLDQLTGPEFTVERMMAHLAAAVVADLIPHLPDVGPADCPFFYNKDRDIRSIAGRLRFCAACRRQCKKQEDQNRLRIAERLLAAYP, encoded by the coding sequence GTGGCCAACCTCACCGCCACCAAGCGCTGGGAAGTCGAGCAAACCCTCACCGCGATGCCGAAGTCCAGACGAGGCGAGGCGACTCCGGCTCCCCTCACCCTGGATGTCGAAGGCGCTCCTGACGACGCGTACATCGTGATGACGCGATACAACTCCGGAGCCATCCGCTTCCACATGCCGACGGAACCGGCTCGACGCGGCATTCGACGAGGCGGGAAGAGAATCTATCGGTTCTCGATCCCGGTGCCGGCCGCGCCCATCGCCGAAGCAGGCGGCCGCCGCGGATTCATCAGCGCGGCGATCAAGGCCGTCGTGCTCAAAGTGGCAGGGAAAATTGCCGACTTTGCGCTCTCGAAACTCGCGCTGCTGTGGGAAACCGCCACGTGGAAATTGAAAAAACAACGAGAAGGGTGGCTGTCCATAACCGCCGACAGTCTCGGCGGAGAATCAGGCCTGCCTGCCGCAGACTTGCAGACGTTGAGCGCATCGGAGCGGAATCTTCTGTTCATCCACGGGACCTTTTCCAGCACCAAAGCAGCCTTCCGCTCGCTGGCGCAGACCCCGGGCAGCAACGGCAGGACATTTTTTGAAGAACTGCAGGCTGTGTATGGCAATCGCATCTATGGATTTGATCACTTCACCCTGAGTCGCACGCCGCAAGAAAACGTGCAAATGTTGCTCGAAGCCCTCCCCGCTCGCCCGACGACCTTCGACGTGATCACCCATTCGCGCGGTGGCCTGGTCCTGCGGCATGTGGTGGAACGTCGCGACCTCTTCGGCTCGCTGGCTGACCGGTTTGTACTGGGCCGGGCCGTGCTCGTCGCCAGCCCGAACGAAGGCACCCCGCTCGCCTCACCCGATCATGTGACCCAGTACACCAGCTGGCTGTCCAACGTCCTGGAATTATTTCCCGACAATCCCTACACCACCGGCGTAGAATTTGTCAGCGAAGCCCTCTCCTGGATCGCCCGCCGTCTGGTGGGCGGGCTACCGGGATTGGCCTCGATGGACAATAAGGGTGACATCATCCAGGCGTTGCAGGCCACCCCAAACCCTCCCAACGAGACCTACTCGGCTCTGGTCGCCAATTACGAACCGGACGCGGGGGTGCTGCAGCGAATCATCGATGCGGGAGCCGACTTATTCTTTCCGACGGCCAACGATCTGGTCGTGCCGACCGAAGGCGGGTGGCGGGTGGACGTCGGAAGCGGTGGGACGGTGACGATTCCGGGCACTCGCGTCGGCTGCTTTGGATTAGGTGGAAACCTGATGCAGCAGAAGGCGGTGAACCATGTGAACTTCTTCGACGATCCGGGCACGGTAGACTTTTTGGTGCGCGCCCTGCGCGGGGAGGCCCAGCCTGCCGCACCGATCGACATCGAGCACGACCTGCCATCCGGCAAGCGGCGGGGCGCCGTTCGCACCGAAGCGCGGCCCACCATCGCGGCCGGTCCTGCACTTCAGCAACCGGCGACGATCTCCCCAACTGTGGCTGCGACTCCTGCCTCCAAGGCAGTCCCGCCCATTGTATCCCTGACGCAGAGCTCCGAGCCTGACGACGTGTTCCAACTCGCCCTCATCGATCCCGACCCGCGCGATGCGGTCGCAACGCTTATCGCCACCTTCCGCAATGCGCGGGTGATGGAAACCGTGCACATCGGGACGGGCAGCACTGCGGGCACAGCCCGCGGCAAACAGGATCACACATCGGCGCAATGGAAAAACATCGATGCCATGCAACAGCACATCCACGGCTACATCGACGGCGATCCGCGCTATCCTCAACTGCCCGGCGAGAAAGACCTCCAGCAATTCGGCGGCGCATTGTTCAATGCGCTCTTTCCTGACCAGGTCCGCCGTCTCTACGATGCCGCCCGGTCTGAACAGGTCACGCAACGGCTCAACCTGATCTTTACTTCGGACAATCATTGGCTCGCCAGACAGGCGTGGGAATTCATCTACGATCCCGATCGCAGAACCTTCCTGGCGCTCGAGGAGGTGAATTTCACCCGCAACGTGCTCACATCCATTCCCGCCGAACGCATACCGGCTCGAACCGGCCCTATGCGCATCCTGGTGGTCGTCGCACAGCCGTTGGGATTGGGCGCCTTGTCCGTCGAGGAAGAAACAGACGTCATTCGCAGCGGATTCCGGCGGCTTCTCGACGCGAAACTGGCGGACGTGGAACTTCTGCTCGACGCCACGCCTGAGCTGTTACATCGAACACTCGAAGGCGCCGCCGCGCCGTTCGACATTCTGCACTTCATCGGACATGGCGAATATCGGGAGCAGGACGACTGCGGCTATCTCCTCTTCGAAAATGCCGAGGGCGGCGTGCATGAACTGGATTCAACCACGCTCCGGCAGATCGTGTGCCGGCGCGGCATTCGTCTGGTGTGTCTGAACGCCTGCGAGACCGGACAGGGGGGGCGAGAAGACTTCAGCCGCGGTGTGGCGCAGGCCTTGATCGCCGGCGGCGTCCCGGCCGTCGTCGCCAACCAATACCCTGTGCTGGACGTGTCGGCGACATCCTTTTCCCGCCACTTCTATTGGGCGCTGGCCATGGGCCAGTCCATCGGCGATGCGGCGCGCGAAGCGCGGGTGGCGGTCAATTATTCGATTTCCGGAGAAGCCATCGATTGGGCCGTGCCGGTCGTGTTTGCGCGCAACCCGGCCCAGCGCATTTGTGTTCCAAGACCGGCCGCCGAGTATGAACGCACCCGGGCAGCCTCGGAACGACAGCGCAGACGCGCCATGCAGGACCGGATCAAGATCGGCATGTGGAACGCGCATCGCATGATTCCCCACCTCCCCGCGATTTGCGATCGTCTGACAAAAATGCAGGATGTCTATTCGTTTGAAACCGTCTCGTTCCCTGCGCCGATCGGCACCTGGCGGCGTGAACAGGACGAAGACCAGGCCTACGTGGTCGCCGAAACCCTCTATGAGCGGCTGAAAAACAAGCCAAGAGAACTGGGCCTGGATCGACTTGTCTGCATGATCAACTTCCCGCTCAGGAGCGGGAAGAAGAAAAATCTCTACTATTGGCCACTCGAACCGGGAAAGGGCGAGCGCCTCTCCATCGTGTCCACGTTCGACCTGCTCGATCAGTTGACGGGTCCTGAATTTACGGTCGAACGGATGATGGCCCACCTGGCGGCTGCCGTGGTGGCGGACCTCATCCCCCATCTTCCAGACGTGGGACCGGCCGATTGCCCGTTTTTCTACAACAAGGACCGCGACATTCGCTCGATTGCCGGTCGCCTGCGGTTCTGCGCGGCTTGTCGGAGACAGTGCAAGAAACAGGAGGATCAGAATCGCCTTAGGATTGCCGAGCGGCTCCTGGCGGCCTATCCGTAA